A section of the Citrus sinensis cultivar Valencia sweet orange chromosome 8, DVS_A1.0, whole genome shotgun sequence genome encodes:
- the LOC107178136 gene encoding disease resistance protein UNI-like isoform X2, whose protein sequence is MEILSGVASKLGELLADATINQARYLLCFNSIDKELKVKETNLKEARGGINERVEEERQKHRAIVIEKDVEKWLEDVDKEMADVQNLKAKIDEKKSCLNGWCPNWGWRYWLGRKASKKTSKLSDLLQDRSKFSTVARPKPLTLERELSLPSYFSSTFETTESARNQIIDALKKASIKMVGLHGLGGVGKTTLAKFVGNQLRQQKDFDKVGIVTVSQDPDIIKVQGELVKSLGWELNEIDEKERADRLRLMFSESKSSKILIILDDVWKQLDLEKKLGIPISDRDSCCKILLTSRKKSICGFFGCYPQIELGTLTPEEGLTLLKMNARINVNDSSLDGVSKQVADECKGLPLAIEAVGSALREKGFDDWNLALSNLREAKLYAIEGIDKDDQDVYGCLKFSYDNLNSEESKLCFLLCSLFPEDYEIYLEDLVGYAVGVIWYQCAPSIENARSRLHGTINALKAASLLLDTGNDRSVKMHDIVRDVAIWIGSIVLEEKKFFSKVGIGLAERAMKEGLEQYRGISLVGNKKEELPSGLVCPNLHILRLENPEYDHRLQVPEQFFERMPALKVVTIIGGVLSLKSLQILTDLQVLQLIRCEVSDASFLGKLKRLELFFLEQSPIKILEELSDEHRILKLLYIATGSISPITIKKFPHLEEFYGRIKNWEVEGMSSEESNARLAELNSQTDRSVVCLPKDFTFLKLQRYIIRKGKGVDDEMEDGDETRSLIIKNYPPEATSLGIFSALYQNLKFLRLSGLIGCHNIVPSIDERGLNELTCLDVGDCEDLECIMDASKSPHGKSLSILAKLSMGDLPELKWIWKAPAQHVISLQTLTKLNVHRCNKLTYIFTLSQARSLEQLKSLIVSGCERLECIVEAKFDHNEREISVGDGNTILVLPSLRKLTLRNLPGLISFCSENYYSTWPALEELELQSSPKLTINNTELEANLQYLGENLKTLDVANCSHLRDTIPALLKHGLKNLENLRIGDLGVQVVFQLEAIIAEGEENKLFPCLKSLVLEGLLELQVLYHVGPTHNFSLQSLVELMVSGCTMLRRLFSSTLARNLLQLKELYILNCSELEQIIDEDEDEDHLQPVCFPKLTVICVRRCPKLKHLFHISVAPSLQKLECLWITDNDELEEVFWHKDGADVTDYNEIVMNELRDLEVTDLPNLTNFWPAGYQIPFPCAKSVDVNNCPKLRLNSEGDR, encoded by the exons ATGGAAATTTTATCAGGTGTTGCATCAAAGCTTGGAGAATTATTGGCGGATGCAACCATAAACCAAGCTCGCTATCTGCTCTGTTTCAACAGCATAGATAAAGAACTTAAGGTTAAAGAAACCAATTTGAAGGAGGCACGAGGTGGCATCAATGAAAGAGTAGAAGAAGAACGACAAAAACACCGCGCCATTGTAATCGAGAAAGATGTAGAGAAGTGGCTGGAGGATGTAGACAAAGAAATGGCCGAcgttcaaaatttgaaagcaaAGATAGATGAAAAGAAGAGTTGTCTTAATGGATGGTGTCCTAATTGGGGTTGGCGATACTGGCTGGGTAGAAAAGCTTCAAAGAAGACTAGCAAGTTGTCCGATCTGCTACAAGACCGCAGCAAATTCAGCACAGTTGCCCGTCCTAAACCTCTAACATTAGAGAGAGAATTAAGTTTaccaagttatttttcttctaccTTCGAGACCACAGAATCAGCTCGCAATCAGATCATTGACGCCCTGAAAAAAGCGAGCATAAAGATGGTGGGATTGCATGGTCTCGGTGGCGTAGGAAAGACAACCCTGGCAAAATTTGTGGGCAATCAACTTCGGCAACAAAAGGATTTCGATAAGGTGGGGATAGTCACTGTGTCTCAGGATCCAGATATAATAAAGGTTCAAGGTGAGCTGGTAAAGTCGTTAGGCTGGGAGTTAAATGAGATAGATGAAAAAGAGAGAGCAGATCGATTGCGGTTGATGTTTTCTGAGAGTAAAAGCAGCAAAATCCTCATAATCCTTGATGATGTTTGGAAACAACTCGACTTGGAGAAAAAATTAGGTATTCCCATTAGTGATAGAGACAGTTGTTGCAAAATCCTTCTAACCAGTCGCAAAAAGTCAATTTGTGGTTTTTTCGGTTGTTACCCACAGATTGAACTTGGTACACTAACACCAGAAGAAGGATTGACTCTCCTAAAAATGAATGCCCGTATTAATGTAAACGACTCCTCCTTGGATGGTGTTTCAAAACAAGTTGCTGACGAATGTAAGGGGCTGCCTTTAGCTATTGAAGCTGTTGGAAGTGCACTAAGAGAAAAAGGATTTGATGATTGGAATCTAGCACTATCTAACCTAAGGGAAGCAAAACTCTATGCAATAGAAGGTATTGACAAGGATGACCAAGACGTTTACGGTTGTCTCAAATTCAGTTACGACAATTTAAATAGTGAGGAGTCCAAGTTATGCTTCTTGTTGTGTTCTCTGTTTCCAGAAGATTATGAGATTTATTTGGAGGATTTGGTTGGATACGCAGTAGGGGTTATTTGGTATCAATGTGCTCCGTCAATAGAAAATGCCAGAAGCCGACTGCATGGAACAATTAACGCGCTCAAAGCTGCGTCACTGCTGTTAGACACTGGTAATGACAGATCTGTGAAAATGCATGACATAGTTCGTGATGTAGCCATATGGATAGGCTCAATAGTTCTAGaggagaagaaattttttagtaAAGTTGGCATTGGATTAGCAGAACGGGCAATGAAAGAAGGCCTGGAACAATACAGAGGAATCTCTTTGGtgggaaataaaaaagaagagctTCCTAGTGGTTTGGTATGCCCTAACCTTCATATTTTGCGATTGGAGAATCCTGAATACGACCACCGATTGCAAGTTCCAGAACAATTTTTTGAAAGGATGCCGGCATTGAAAGTTGTCACTATAATAGGTGGAGTTCTTTCACTTAAATCGCTTCAGATCCTCACCGACCTCCAGGTTCTGCAGTTGATTCGATGTGAGGTGAGTGACGCGTCTTTCCTTGGAAAGTTGAAGAGGcttgaacttttttttctcGAGCAGTCTCccattaaaattcttgaagaATTGTCGGATGAACATCGTATATTGAAACTTCTGTATATTGCTACTGGCTCCATTTCTCCCATTacgataaaaaaatttcctcatTTGGAAGAATTTTATGGTCGGATAAAAAATTGGGAGGTTGAAGGGATGAGTTCAGAAGAAAGTAATGCTAGGCTTGCTGAGTTGAACTCCCAAACCGACAGATCTGTTGTATGTCTTCCAAAAGACTTTACATTCCTGAAATTGCAAAGATACATCATCCGTAAAGGTAAAGGagttgatgatgaaatggaaGATGGTGATGAAACAAGGAGCTTAATCATTAAGAATTACCCTCCTGAAGCGACCTCGCTCGGTATTTTTTCAGCATTGTatcaaaatctgaaatttcttCGTTTGAGTGGGTTAATAGGTTGTCATAATATTGTGCCAAGCATCGATGAAAGGGGCTTAAATGAGTTGACTTGTCTTGATGTCGGCGATTGCGAAGATTTAGAATGCATAATGGATGCCTCTAAGTCGCCGCATGGAAAGAGTCTCTCAATATTAGCAAAGTTATCTATGGGGGACTTACCAGAACTGAAGTGGATATGGAAGGCGCCCGCCCAACATGTGATCAGTCTCCAAActcttacaaaattgaatgtgCATAGGTGCAACAAGTTGACATATATCTTCACGTTGTCACAAGCTAGAAGTTTGGAGCAGCTTAAAAGTCTCATTGTAAGTGGATGCGAGAGACTGGAATGTATCGTCGAAGCAAAATTTGATCATAATGAAAGGGAAATAAGTGTAGGAGATGGAAATACAATACTTGTGCTCCCTTCGTTGAGAAAATTAACACTTCGTAATCTCCCAGGACTCATCAGCTTCTGttcagaaaattattattcaacatGGCCGGCATTGGAAGAGTTAGAACTTCAGAGCAGTCCCAAATTGACCATCAACAATACTGAACTTGAAGCCAATTTGCAGTATCTTGGAGAG AACTTAAAAACTCTAGATGTGGCCAATTGTTCCCATTTGCGTGACACGATTCCAGCACTGTTGAAGCAcggattaaaaaatttggaaaatttgCGTATTGGAGATCTTGGAGTACAGGTGGTATTTCAATTGGAAGCTATTATCGCtgaaggagaagaaaacaaactaTTCCCATGTTTGAAGTCGTTGGTATTGGAAGGTCTTCTAGAACTGCAAGTATTATATCACGTAGGTCCCACGCATAATTTTAGCCTGCAAAGTCTTGTCGAATTAATGGTAAGCGGGTGCACTATGCTGAGACGTCTCTTCTCATCAACACTTGCTCGAAATCTGTTGCAATTGAAGGagttatatattttgaattgctCGGAATTAGAGCAAATCAttgatgaggatgaggatgaggatcATCTCCAACCTGTATGTTTCCCAAAACTCACAGTTATCTGTGTCCGTCGTTGCCCCAAACTAAAGCATCTATTTCATATCAGCGTAGCTCCAAGTCTTCAAAAACTGGAGTGCCTATGGATAACAGATAATGATGAATTAGAAGAAGTATTCTGGCATAAAGATGGAGCAGACGTCACGGATTACAATGAAATTGTTATGAATGAACTTCGGGACTTGGAAGTGACAGATTTACCAAACCTCACCAACTTTTGGCCTGCGGGTTATCAGATCCCATTTCCATGTGCCAAGTCTGTAGATGTTAATAATTGTCCCAAGCTTCGTCTAAATTCAGAAGGAGATAGATGA